From one Rhodoflexus caldus genomic stretch:
- the trpS gene encoding tryptophan--tRNA ligase, which produces MSRILTGIQSSGRPHLGNLLGAIIPAIELSKDPKNEAFIFIADLHSLTTIKDADLRKENTRAVAAAWLAFGFDTTRNTFYRQSRVPEVCELAWYLNCFAPYPMLANAHSFKDKSDRLADVNAGLFTYPVLMAADILLYDAQFVPVGKDQEQHLEITRDIARSFNYHYGDVFVIPEARISEEVKTIPGTDGQKMSKSYNNTIDIFLPEKALRKQIMGIKTDSTPLEEPKNPDTCTVFKLYSLIASPEQTQSLREKYLGGNYGYGAAKQEFFELIMAKYKNEREKFDYYMSDAVALEAELEKGEAKARVIARQVLDKVRQKLGFN; this is translated from the coding sequence ATGTCAAGAATTCTTACAGGTATTCAAAGCTCCGGAAGGCCGCACCTCGGCAACTTACTCGGCGCAATTATTCCTGCCATCGAACTGTCCAAAGACCCTAAAAATGAGGCATTTATATTCATAGCCGATTTACACTCGCTGACTACTATCAAAGACGCAGATTTGCGCAAAGAAAATACGCGTGCGGTAGCGGCTGCATGGCTCGCCTTTGGCTTTGATACTACCCGCAATACATTCTATCGGCAGTCAAGAGTGCCGGAAGTTTGCGAACTGGCATGGTACCTGAACTGCTTTGCTCCTTACCCCATGCTTGCCAACGCTCATTCGTTCAAAGACAAGTCAGACCGACTGGCCGATGTCAATGCAGGATTGTTTACCTATCCCGTGCTGATGGCGGCAGATATTTTGCTTTACGATGCTCAATTTGTACCCGTAGGCAAAGACCAAGAGCAACACTTAGAAATCACGCGCGATATTGCACGCTCATTCAATTACCATTACGGCGATGTATTTGTCATTCCCGAAGCGCGCATCAGCGAAGAAGTAAAAACCATTCCGGGCACGGATGGGCAGAAAATGAGCAAGTCATATAATAATACCATTGATATTTTCCTGCCCGAAAAAGCACTCCGAAAACAAATCATGGGCATTAAAACCGACAGCACGCCGTTGGAAGAGCCGAAAAATCCTGACACTTGTACGGTTTTTAAACTATATTCGCTCATTGCAAGCCCTGAACAAACCCAAAGCCTGCGCGAAAAGTATTTAGGAGGCAACTACGGCTACGGCGCTGCCAAACAGGAATTTTTTGAACTGATTATGGCCAAATACAAGAACGAGCGCGAAAAATTTGACTATTACATGTCGGATGCCGTCGCTTTGGAAGCAGAATTGGAAAAAGGGGAAGCCAAAGCAAGAGTAATTGCCCGTCAGGTGCTTGATAAAGTTCGTCAAAAACTCGGTTTTAATTGA
- the rsmG gene encoding 16S rRNA (guanine(527)-N(7))-methyltransferase RsmG — translation MANPQATELFKIVEKYFPELSEKQRQQFLDMYPIYEEWNGKINVISRKDTENFYERHVLHSLSIAKIICFAPGSRLIDVGTGGGFPGIPLAVLFPDVEFLLIDSIGKKIRVVEDVAQQLGLSNVKAMQIRAEEVTQKFDFVLSRAVAEINTFWRWTSHLIAKKSQHEVPNGLLSLKGGDLLEEFADFPHFFKFYELRHYFSEEFFETKKLVYAHA, via the coding sequence ATGGCAAATCCACAGGCAACCGAACTGTTTAAAATCGTAGAAAAATATTTTCCGGAACTGAGCGAAAAACAACGCCAACAGTTTCTGGATATGTACCCGATTTACGAAGAATGGAATGGCAAAATCAATGTCATTTCCAGAAAAGACACGGAAAATTTCTATGAGCGGCATGTATTGCACTCGCTTTCCATTGCAAAAATCATCTGTTTTGCACCGGGCAGCCGCCTGATTGACGTGGGTACAGGGGGAGGGTTTCCGGGTATTCCGCTGGCCGTATTGTTCCCCGATGTAGAGTTTTTACTGATTGACTCCATCGGCAAAAAAATTCGCGTGGTGGAAGATGTTGCCCAACAGTTGGGATTGAGCAACGTAAAAGCCATGCAAATCCGCGCGGAGGAGGTAACGCAAAAGTTTGACTTTGTATTGAGTCGCGCCGTTGCGGAAATCAACACGTTTTGGCGGTGGACATCGCACCTGATTGCCAAAAAATCGCAGCACGAAGTGCCCAACGGGCTGCTCAGCCTCAAAGGCGGCGACCTGCTGGAAGAGTTTGCCGATTTTCCGCACTTTTTTAAATTTTACGAACTGCGTCACTATTTTTCCGAAGAGTTTTTTGAAACCAAAAAGTTAGTATATGCACATGCCTGA
- the bshB1 gene encoding bacillithiol biosynthesis deacetylase BshB1, which produces MKLDILAIMAHPDDAELGCAGTLIAHATKGYKVGIIDLTAGELGTNGTVETRAEEAATAARIMGLAVRENMGFKDGFFVNDEAHQRALITQIRRFQPRIVIANAIADRHPDHARGAKLVEDSCFLSGLKKIETVFEGKVQQAWRPEQIFHILQSNYVEPDLVVDISNYWEQKMQAILAYQTQFYVPGMNNEPTFIATPEFMDFLKGRAREMGQSIRVQYGEGFTVSRKIGVKDLFDTV; this is translated from the coding sequence ATGAAATTGGACATTCTGGCAATAATGGCACACCCCGACGATGCTGAACTGGGCTGTGCAGGCACACTGATTGCACATGCAACCAAAGGCTACAAAGTCGGCATCATAGACCTGACGGCAGGCGAGCTGGGCACGAACGGCACAGTAGAAACCCGCGCCGAGGAAGCCGCAACCGCTGCCCGCATCATGGGGCTTGCCGTGCGCGAAAACATGGGTTTCAAAGACGGTTTTTTTGTCAATGACGAAGCTCATCAGCGGGCACTCATTACGCAGATTCGCAGATTTCAGCCGCGCATCGTGATTGCCAATGCCATTGCCGACCGCCACCCCGACCATGCACGCGGTGCCAAACTTGTGGAAGATTCCTGTTTCCTTTCGGGCTTGAAAAAAATAGAAACCGTATTTGAAGGCAAAGTACAGCAAGCATGGAGACCGGAGCAGATATTTCACATTTTGCAAAGCAACTATGTAGAGCCTGATTTGGTGGTAGATATTTCCAACTATTGGGAACAAAAAATGCAGGCTATTTTGGCTTATCAGACCCAGTTTTACGTGCCCGGGATGAACAATGAGCCTACTTTTATTGCCACACCTGAATTTATGGATTTTTTGAAAGGACGCGCCCGCGAAATGGGACAGTCTATCCGCGTACAATACGGCGAGGGATTTACCGTCAGCCGCAAAATCGGCGTGAAAGATTTGTTTGACACAGTGTAA
- a CDS encoding amidohydrolase: protein MHMPEEQLRISVLQADLHWENPEANRAMFEEMIWQLETPTDVIVLPEMFTTGFSMSPEKLAEPMNLHTQKWMQQMAAQTHAAVCGSYIVQENGKYYNRFLWMQPNGKHLHYDKKHLFGMAGETNRYTAGTEPLVIEWHGWRICPMICYDLRFPVWSRLRAELHYDLLIYVASWPAPRVHAWSTLLKARAIENQAYCVGVNRIGTDGYGHYYTGESAVIDYTGHELFYAKEVSAKATVTLDKQQLNKFRQSFPFQNDADRFRLLP, encoded by the coding sequence ATGCACATGCCTGAGGAGCAACTGCGCATCAGCGTACTGCAAGCCGATTTGCACTGGGAGAACCCCGAAGCAAATCGCGCGATGTTTGAAGAAATGATTTGGCAGTTGGAAACCCCCACGGACGTAATCGTTCTGCCGGAAATGTTTACAACGGGCTTTTCCATGTCGCCGGAAAAATTGGCAGAACCCATGAACTTGCATACACAAAAATGGATGCAGCAAATGGCGGCACAGACCCATGCGGCAGTATGCGGCAGCTACATTGTGCAAGAAAACGGAAAATATTACAACCGCTTTTTATGGATGCAGCCCAACGGCAAACACCTGCACTACGACAAAAAGCATCTGTTCGGCATGGCTGGCGAAACCAACCGCTACACTGCCGGAACAGAGCCGCTGGTAATTGAGTGGCACGGGTGGCGCATTTGCCCGATGATTTGCTACGACCTGCGCTTTCCCGTATGGTCAAGGCTGCGCGCCGAGCTGCACTACGACCTGCTGATTTATGTGGCAAGTTGGCCTGCTCCCCGCGTACATGCGTGGAGTACGCTGCTCAAAGCCCGCGCCATTGAAAATCAGGCCTATTGCGTCGGCGTAAACCGCATCGGCACCGACGGCTACGGACATTATTACACCGGAGAGTCTGCCGTGATAGACTATACAGGGCACGAGTTGTTCTACGCCAAAGAAGTAAGCGCAAAAGCAACGGTTACTTTGGACAAACAGCAGTTGAACAAATTCAGGCAGTCGTTTCCTTTTCAAAACGATGCCGACCGCTTCAGGCTTCTTCCATAA
- a CDS encoding 5' nucleotidase, NT5C type: MQKDKQRIAIDMDDVMADASGRFVEWIAERHGVTIGREELRTELLNKAGIPYEKIREWLWEEGFFRHMQPMPDSKEVMKELVKKYEVFIVSAAIEFPQSLREKVEWLAEHFPFIDWRYIVLCGHKYMIQANYLIDDHEKNLISFTGTPIVFTAPHNIHLQGFERVNNWAEIGNKFL, translated from the coding sequence ATGCAAAAAGATAAACAGCGCATAGCCATTGATATGGACGATGTAATGGCAGATGCAAGCGGACGATTTGTAGAATGGATAGCCGAGCGGCACGGAGTTACTATCGGGCGCGAGGAACTCCGCACCGAATTGCTGAACAAGGCAGGTATCCCTTACGAAAAAATCAGGGAATGGCTGTGGGAAGAGGGGTTCTTCCGCCACATGCAGCCCATGCCCGACAGCAAAGAAGTAATGAAAGAATTGGTAAAAAAATACGAAGTGTTTATTGTATCGGCTGCTATCGAGTTTCCTCAATCGCTGCGGGAAAAAGTAGAATGGCTGGCAGAACACTTCCCGTTCATAGACTGGCGCTATATTGTGCTGTGCGGCCACAAGTACATGATTCAGGCAAACTACTTGATTGACGACCACGAAAAAAATTTGATTAGTTTCACAGGTACGCCTATTGTTTTTACAGCCCCTCACAATATTCACCTGCAAGGCTTCGAACGCGTGAATAACTGGGCAGAAATAGGCAACAAGTTTTTATAA
- a CDS encoding GAF domain-containing protein, protein MNYYFKYLRSNFIYVSVYIVAALISIGIVTSYNMKLKIDALTENRAFYDTMYIHFSRQYMDIIRAWDVGIRGYAIMKDTAYLAAYTSNPLRYRVSAAIIDSVLKIRRYSFEEKVRSSLEGLKNYEPYILEMERLVRQDSMEQFKKLLLEDRGKTLWLLYHPAWEAVAEYETKKIKEAEADLQLAFTLNRGFQLSLLIIGIPLLIWLVRKLQRDALNRRNLLQKLDDTNRAELFDDGNVHVELTPESVIGNVTKNMKQAEAFIRAIAEGNYNATWKGLTPENAALNTTNVVGELLQLKDKLARVSREEERRRWAAEGVTQFNELLRKHQHDLKELSVHVLSFLVRYTDSLQGGIFIAKQSPGAEKVLEMSACYAYERIKAMQRQIQPGEGLIGQVYLEKETLHIARIPADYTAISAGMGSVKPKELIIIPLKTNDLVEGVIELATLQTYDNETVAFLERTCEFLASAIASQKNAEQNRLLLEQLKLQTETMRVQEEELRQNMEELQATHEALHRKVSENKESKLPGSTH, encoded by the coding sequence ATGAATTACTACTTCAAGTACCTGCGTAGTAACTTTATCTATGTATCGGTTTACATAGTTGCCGCCCTGATTAGCATCGGTATCGTTACTTCATACAATATGAAGTTGAAAATTGATGCACTCACGGAAAACCGCGCTTTTTACGATACGATGTATATCCATTTCAGCCGTCAATATATGGATATCATCCGTGCTTGGGACGTTGGTATTCGCGGGTACGCCATCATGAAAGACACCGCATATCTGGCTGCCTACACCTCGAACCCCTTGCGATACCGCGTCTCTGCTGCCATTATTGATTCCGTTCTGAAAATTCGCCGTTATTCTTTTGAAGAAAAAGTCCGCTCATCTTTGGAAGGCCTGAAAAACTATGAGCCATACATACTGGAAATGGAGCGATTGGTTCGGCAAGACAGCATGGAACAATTTAAAAAACTGCTACTGGAAGACCGAGGGAAAACTCTTTGGCTTTTGTATCATCCTGCATGGGAAGCCGTAGCCGAATATGAAACAAAAAAAATTAAAGAAGCCGAAGCCGATTTACAACTTGCTTTTACGCTTAACAGAGGCTTCCAGTTATCATTACTTATCATCGGTATTCCGCTGCTCATTTGGCTGGTAAGAAAACTGCAACGAGATGCGCTCAACCGCAGAAACCTGCTGCAAAAACTGGATGACACCAACCGTGCCGAACTGTTTGATGATGGCAATGTGCATGTGGAATTAACCCCGGAAAGCGTTATCGGCAACGTAACCAAAAACATGAAACAGGCAGAAGCCTTTATCAGAGCAATAGCCGAAGGTAACTACAATGCCACGTGGAAAGGACTAACACCCGAAAACGCAGCATTGAACACCACAAACGTAGTCGGTGAACTTTTGCAGTTAAAAGATAAACTGGCGCGTGTCAGTCGCGAAGAGGAGCGCCGCCGCTGGGCAGCCGAAGGAGTTACACAATTTAATGAACTACTACGCAAACATCAGCACGACCTGAAAGAACTCTCCGTTCATGTGCTATCCTTTTTGGTTCGCTATACCGACAGTTTGCAGGGCGGCATTTTTATTGCCAAACAATCCCCCGGTGCCGAAAAAGTACTTGAAATGAGCGCCTGCTATGCCTACGAACGCATTAAAGCCATGCAGCGTCAAATCCAGCCGGGTGAAGGACTGATTGGACAGGTCTATTTGGAAAAGGAAACGCTTCACATTGCCCGCATTCCGGCAGACTATACCGCCATTTCTGCGGGCATGGGGTCTGTCAAGCCCAAAGAGCTTATCATTATCCCGTTGAAAACCAACGATTTGGTGGAAGGAGTGATAGAATTGGCCACTTTGCAGACCTATGACAATGAAACCGTTGCTTTTTTAGAGCGCACTTGCGAGTTTCTCGCTTCTGCCATTGCCTCACAGAAAAATGCAGAACAGAATCGCCTGCTGTTAGAGCAGCTCAAACTGCAAACCGAAACCATGCGCGTACAAGAGGAAGAACTCCGCCAAAACATGGAAGAGTTGCAAGCAACCCACGAAGCGCTACACCGAAAAGTCAGCGAAAATAAAGAGAGCAAACTCCCCGGAAGTACTCATTAA
- a CDS encoding ATP-binding protein, producing the protein MQPIPEITLLQELIEQQEQPVIVCSATGEIRYANRSAQQLNPVGGITGKTVHLSEKPGLTIGDETFVLEERPLHSPELRWFTVRLQPALAKTAANNQAYSSDPINTLLLQLSGNLLRDLNTDKGITDILQSITQIGKYDAGIIYPYENSAWSEYIKAYCIQNPQIEPLPELLHPNKDMLDALAQNIGPRARYLLRTDTTANDELRPFRQLVKQSGLHSALFIPIRSEQHMEGLLGLYSSKPLPLSQKKLDAVLVFFASAVANNIRNMRIKKQIDSYIVAREAAEQQATQTLAILESLLENTPLVAIQSYDLRGKVTYWNKHSEQLYGYSQQKALGSHLSDLFHNASSLIQKIHHVNLLRQPSVPTDLHIKTKHGKKAWIISSFIPVQSDEQTANVYAMQVDITRIKEMEAQERITKTALQQYSLQINQQNQELIEKEDALIQTNEALRVNQHKLDQVIRELSERNYELDEFVHRVSHNIRSPLTSLLGLISVMHTYINNPEMLRELLDKMVTSIKRLDHYVHTLLEYSQANRKAEHIEEINIESLLEECMTSLSHMDNFPRVRVSYNLPKKHISFKSDATRLSIILSNLISNAIKYANVYKNDNRLEITVEINSEKGIFIIKDNGIGIRPELADKVFDMFFRAHEYAQGSGLGLYIVKQTVCRMGGEIELQTEYGQGTTFTVTLPNHA; encoded by the coding sequence ATGCAGCCCATACCTGAAATTACGCTTTTGCAAGAATTGATAGAGCAACAGGAGCAGCCTGTAATAGTTTGCTCGGCAACAGGCGAAATCAGGTATGCCAATAGGTCAGCCCAACAGCTAAACCCTGTCGGGGGCATCACGGGAAAAACCGTTCATCTCTCCGAAAAGCCCGGCCTGACTATTGGAGATGAAACCTTTGTATTGGAAGAGCGCCCGCTCCACTCGCCCGAGCTGCGTTGGTTTACCGTTCGGTTGCAGCCTGCCCTAGCGAAAACGGCAGCCAACAACCAAGCATATAGCTCAGACCCGATTAACACGCTGCTATTGCAACTATCGGGCAACCTGCTGCGCGACCTCAATACAGATAAAGGCATCACGGACATACTGCAAAGCATTACGCAAATCGGCAAATACGATGCAGGCATTATATACCCTTATGAAAACAGTGCTTGGTCAGAATATATAAAAGCCTACTGCATTCAGAATCCTCAGATTGAGCCATTGCCCGAATTGCTGCACCCGAATAAAGACATGCTGGATGCGCTCGCCCAAAACATAGGGCCGCGAGCACGCTATCTGTTGCGCACCGACACTACTGCCAACGACGAACTGCGCCCCTTTCGGCAACTTGTCAAACAATCCGGTTTGCATTCCGCACTATTTATACCCATTCGCTCCGAGCAACACATGGAAGGTTTACTTGGCCTGTATTCCTCCAAACCGTTGCCGCTGTCTCAAAAAAAATTAGATGCGGTGCTGGTATTTTTTGCATCTGCAGTTGCCAATAACATCCGCAACATGCGCATAAAAAAACAAATTGACAGCTACATTGTTGCCCGCGAAGCAGCAGAGCAGCAGGCCACCCAAACGCTGGCTATTTTGGAAAGCCTTCTTGAAAATACACCTTTAGTTGCCATTCAGAGCTATGACCTGCGGGGAAAAGTTACTTATTGGAACAAACACAGCGAACAACTCTACGGATACTCTCAGCAAAAAGCCTTAGGCAGCCATTTGAGCGATTTGTTTCACAATGCAAGCAGTTTAATCCAAAAAATTCACCATGTCAATTTGCTCAGGCAACCTTCTGTGCCTACCGATTTGCACATCAAAACCAAACACGGTAAAAAAGCATGGATAATTTCCAGCTTTATCCCTGTGCAAAGCGATGAACAAACCGCCAATGTTTATGCGATGCAAGTGGATATTACGCGCATCAAAGAAATGGAGGCACAAGAGCGAATAACTAAAACAGCTTTGCAGCAATACAGCCTGCAAATCAATCAGCAAAATCAGGAGCTGATAGAAAAAGAGGATGCACTCATACAAACCAATGAGGCGCTCAGGGTCAATCAGCATAAGCTCGACCAAGTTATCCGCGAACTCTCCGAACGCAATTATGAACTGGATGAATTTGTGCATCGGGTTTCGCACAATATCCGCTCGCCGCTTACATCGCTGTTGGGGCTGATAAGTGTGATGCATACCTACATCAACAATCCTGAAATGCTCAGGGAGTTACTGGACAAAATGGTAACAAGCATTAAGCGACTTGACCACTATGTACATACACTGCTGGAATACTCCCAAGCCAATCGGAAAGCGGAACACATCGAGGAAATTAACATTGAATCGCTGCTGGAAGAGTGCATGACCAGCCTGAGCCACATGGACAACTTCCCGCGCGTGCGAGTTTCCTACAATCTGCCCAAAAAACATATTTCTTTTAAGTCTGATGCGACAAGGCTGTCTATCATTCTCAGCAACCTGATTTCCAATGCCATTAAATATGCCAATGTCTATAAAAATGACAACCGCTTAGAAATAACCGTCGAAATCAACTCGGAGAAAGGAATATTCATCATCAAAGACAACGGCATTGGCATCAGACCCGAACTGGCAGACAAAGTTTTTGATATGTTTTTCCGTGCCCATGAATACGCACAAGGGTCAGGTTTGGGACTGTACATCGTTAAACAAACCGTCTGCCGCATGGGTGGAGAAATCGAACTACAAACAGAATACGGACAAGGCACTACTTTTACGGTAACTTTGCCGAATCACGCTTAA
- a CDS encoding carotenoid biosynthesis protein, producing the protein MRLKSFALPIGQWTSFEWLALLIVSMHFFGFGFMLWEPTAAFFVSLTPLNLLVSLGAMLYFHKNRTTTFTLSCVLMWLGGFLVELAGVQTGVIFGHYAYGDVLGIKIWETPLMIGINWLLLIYAIATVLADKNWPIWQKAFLVGAGMTLLDVLIEPFAIRFGLWHWFDAPVPLQNYVAWLITGSLMAAVFFYMNKSSLAKNDMSVVVLFSQFLFFLGHNLVMLFA; encoded by the coding sequence ATGCGCCTAAAATCTTTTGCACTGCCCATTGGGCAATGGACATCTTTCGAGTGGCTTGCCTTGCTCATTGTTTCCATGCACTTTTTTGGCTTTGGCTTTATGCTTTGGGAGCCAACTGCTGCATTTTTTGTATCGCTGACCCCACTAAATCTGCTCGTATCGCTGGGCGCTATGCTCTATTTCCACAAAAACCGCACGACAACATTTACCCTTAGTTGCGTGCTTATGTGGCTCGGAGGCTTTTTGGTAGAGTTAGCCGGCGTGCAAACAGGTGTTATCTTCGGTCATTATGCCTATGGCGATGTGTTAGGCATCAAAATATGGGAAACGCCGCTGATGATTGGCATTAACTGGCTGCTGCTGATTTATGCGATAGCCACCGTCTTAGCCGACAAAAACTGGCCTATCTGGCAAAAGGCCTTCCTCGTAGGTGCCGGTATGACCTTGCTGGATGTGCTGATTGAGCCCTTTGCAATTCGTTTCGGACTCTGGCATTGGTTTGATGCGCCTGTACCTTTGCAAAATTATGTGGCATGGCTGATTACGGGAAGTCTGATGGCAGCCGTTTTTTTTTACATGAACAAATCATCACTGGCAAAAAATGATATGTCGGTAGTTGTTTTGTTCTCTCAGTTTTTGTTTTTCTTAGGGCATAACCTTGTGATGCTGTTTGCCTGA
- a CDS encoding gamma carbonic anhydrase family protein has protein sequence MALIKAVNGVMPVIGENCFLADNATVVGQVTMGANCSVWFNAVVRGDVNSITIGHTTNIQDGAVIHCTYQRAATVIGNRVSIGHNAIIHGCTLEDDVLVGMGAIVMDHAVVQKGAFIAAGAIVLENTVCEAGYLYAGIPAKKIKPIDDKLRDILQRTPGNYVMYSRWFMEEA, from the coding sequence ATGGCTCTGATTAAAGCAGTAAACGGGGTGATGCCCGTTATCGGTGAAAACTGTTTTCTTGCCGACAATGCAACCGTTGTGGGGCAGGTAACGATGGGTGCAAATTGTAGTGTATGGTTTAACGCCGTTGTGCGAGGCGATGTCAATAGTATTACCATCGGGCATACTACCAACATTCAGGATGGTGCGGTTATCCACTGTACCTATCAGCGGGCGGCAACCGTTATAGGCAACCGCGTATCCATCGGGCACAATGCCATTATCCACGGCTGCACGCTGGAAGACGATGTGCTTGTTGGCATGGGCGCCATAGTGATGGATCATGCAGTCGTTCAAAAAGGTGCGTTTATTGCTGCCGGAGCTATTGTGCTGGAAAATACGGTATGCGAAGCGGGATACCTTTATGCAGGTATTCCTGCCAAAAAAATTAAACCAATTGACGATAAACTGCGCGATATTTTACAGCGCACACCCGGCAACTACGTGATGTACAGCCGCTGGTTTATGGAAGAAGCCTGA
- a CDS encoding M20/M25/M40 family metallo-hydrolase — MKKQFLAAVFSLIALGAVAQNSDEILQKIYREATDHSQAYAALDKACKTIGHRLTGSRNGAKAEKYTHDFLKKAGLKDVRYQPFEVQSWSRNTVSLGIDAVGSDAFPAMPTATLAHSPAEANVTAPIVDLGNGLAADFEAVTMKNIEGRIVLMNIGLNDVPAGTKNLHRSEKTALAIKYGAVGVIMINNAPGKILLTGTASVTGKTISVPAVSITNDDGIKLREELKTRPLMARIKMTNNIGNIKARNVIGTIPGSDPSAGKIVIGGHLDSWDLATGAVDNGIGSFTILDIARTFAALNLKPKRTIEFVMFMGEEQGLLGSRQYVEQAIADGSIKNIDLMINVDMTSNPTGFAVQGQPQAEAFFKAIGEKLKAIDNSFTNTFSSGAGLHSDHQPFMLQGVPVMNFSGSLPASVVQCYHADCDNMNLVDEQALKHTVRMMSMALYEIANAPELPLQKMDDETVKNFLISNGLKEPLVISGDWRWGK; from the coding sequence ATGAAAAAGCAATTTCTGGCAGCCGTTTTCTCACTGATAGCCCTTGGGGCTGTTGCGCAAAACAGTGATGAAATCCTGCAAAAAATCTATCGCGAAGCAACTGACCATTCACAGGCGTATGCTGCCTTAGACAAAGCCTGTAAAACCATCGGCCACCGCCTTACAGGCAGCCGAAACGGTGCCAAAGCAGAAAAATACACCCATGATTTTTTGAAAAAGGCAGGCTTAAAAGATGTCCGCTACCAGCCTTTTGAGGTGCAGTCGTGGTCACGCAATACCGTTTCGCTGGGAATAGATGCGGTAGGCAGTGATGCCTTCCCTGCAATGCCTACGGCAACCTTGGCACATTCACCCGCAGAAGCGAACGTAACTGCTCCCATTGTTGATTTGGGCAATGGATTGGCTGCAGATTTTGAAGCCGTAACCATGAAAAACATCGAGGGACGAATCGTATTGATGAACATAGGCCTTAACGATGTGCCTGCCGGAACAAAAAATCTGCATCGCTCGGAAAAAACGGCGCTTGCCATCAAATACGGTGCCGTGGGTGTAATTATGATTAACAACGCTCCCGGCAAAATCCTGCTCACAGGCACGGCTTCCGTTACGGGCAAAACCATTTCCGTTCCTGCTGTCAGCATTACCAACGATGACGGCATCAAACTGCGCGAAGAACTGAAAACGCGCCCGTTGATGGCACGCATCAAAATGACAAACAACATCGGCAATATCAAGGCGCGCAACGTAATCGGTACAATTCCGGGCAGCGACCCTTCGGCAGGTAAAATTGTGATTGGCGGCCATCTGGACTCTTGGGACTTGGCAACAGGCGCTGTGGACAATGGCATCGGTTCTTTTACCATTCTGGATATTGCCCGCACTTTTGCCGCACTAAATCTGAAACCTAAACGCACCATTGAATTTGTGATGTTTATGGGCGAAGAACAGGGGCTTTTGGGCTCGCGCCAATACGTGGAACAGGCAATTGCGGACGGCAGCATCAAAAACATAGACCTGATGATTAACGTAGATATGACTTCCAATCCTACGGGCTTTGCCGTACAGGGGCAACCACAGGCGGAGGCTTTTTTCAAAGCAATTGGCGAAAAACTGAAAGCAATTGACAATAGTTTTACCAATACTTTCAGTTCGGGAGCGGGGCTGCATTCCGACCATCAACCGTTTATGCTGCAAGGCGTGCCCGTAATGAATTTTTCAGGAAGCCTGCCGGCAAGTGTTGTGCAGTGTTACCATGCCGACTGCGACAACATGAATCTGGTGGATGAACAGGCTTTGAAGCATACGGTGCGCATGATGAGCATGGCGCTTTACGAAATTGCCAATGCACCGGAACTGCCGTTGCAAAAAATGGATGATGAAACCGTTAAAAACTTCTTGATTTCCAACGGATTGAAAGAGCCGCTCGTAATCAGTGGCGACTGGCGCTGGGGCAAGTAA